A genome region from Stenotrophomonas maltophilia includes the following:
- a CDS encoding nuclear transport factor 2 family protein, whose translation MSTIALLFALSAAISPAADPATIEAIEATCHDYVDGQLEADPQRVARSLHPDLAKRAVLGDTPDERLGLRRMSKEELVSLTKQGALKTPKEQWDRRCTVLDVTGSAASVRLETPWFVDYFHMGRFGQRWVIVNALWYPKPKAQ comes from the coding sequence ATGTCCACGATCGCCCTGCTGTTCGCCCTTTCCGCAGCCATAAGCCCCGCCGCCGACCCGGCCACCATCGAGGCCATCGAAGCCACCTGCCATGACTACGTCGACGGCCAGCTGGAGGCGGACCCACAGCGCGTCGCACGGTCCCTGCACCCGGACCTGGCCAAGCGCGCGGTCCTCGGTGATACACCCGATGAGCGCCTTGGCCTGCGCCGGATGTCGAAGGAAGAGCTGGTCTCACTGACGAAGCAGGGCGCGCTGAAGACCCCGAAGGAGCAATGGGACCGCCGCTGCACGGTGCTGGATGTGACCGGCAGCGCCGCCTCGGTGCGGCTGGAAACACCGTGGTTCGTCGATTACTTCCACATGGGGCGCTTCGGGCAGCGCTGGGTCATCGTCAACGCACTGTGGTACCCGAAGCCGAAGGCGCAGTGA
- a CDS encoding sensor histidine kinase, producing the protein MVALASLLLATLVSVAVVGWMPRPAPPPMRLDQAMQVVRGERPAMPLGLHLETRASPPQGSSNGWLTHLVASQMGLPLEHVRLVWSGRGKAPDVKVIEGGMELDGNARTDALQAQVSVLTKMQWSPFELAVRQADGRWHVVGSDHSDLAAWRRQVVLALVAGTVLLAPLAAWASVRLGRPLRRLAEASAQVELQDGTPLPDDGPREVQMLAAAISTGRERLREQAQDMTRMLAAVAHDLRTPLTGLRLRAEFAPPAQAARMVADIERMDTMIEQVLDYARGELQPLQLRPLDLAALLEECVHSALLRGIEISIEGPDALPWQGDALLLRRAIDNLIDNADRYAGAVDLHAAMAGNRMQLDVMDRGPGIAEDDRARLLQPFQRSESSRSRATGGTGLGLAVAANVARRHGGELLLLQRDGGGLIARLLLGPVS; encoded by the coding sequence ATGGTGGCCCTGGCCAGCCTGCTGCTGGCCACGCTGGTCAGCGTCGCGGTGGTGGGCTGGATGCCACGACCCGCACCGCCCCCCATGCGGCTGGACCAGGCCATGCAGGTCGTTCGTGGCGAACGGCCCGCCATGCCGCTGGGGCTGCATCTCGAAACCCGTGCGTCGCCGCCGCAGGGCAGCAGCAATGGCTGGCTCACCCACCTGGTTGCGTCGCAGATGGGCCTGCCGCTGGAACACGTGCGGTTGGTCTGGAGTGGCCGCGGCAAGGCGCCTGATGTGAAGGTCATCGAAGGCGGCATGGAACTCGATGGAAATGCACGGACGGACGCGTTGCAGGCGCAGGTGTCAGTGCTGACCAAGATGCAGTGGTCACCCTTTGAACTGGCGGTGCGCCAAGCTGATGGCCGATGGCACGTGGTCGGCAGCGACCACAGCGATCTGGCGGCGTGGCGTCGGCAGGTCGTGCTGGCGCTGGTAGCGGGGACCGTGCTGTTGGCACCCCTTGCCGCCTGGGCATCGGTCCGCCTGGGACGGCCGCTGCGGCGGCTGGCCGAGGCCAGTGCACAGGTCGAACTGCAGGACGGCACACCACTGCCGGACGACGGCCCACGCGAAGTACAGATGCTGGCCGCAGCGATCAGCACCGGGCGCGAGCGCCTGCGCGAACAGGCCCAGGACATGACGCGCATGCTGGCCGCAGTAGCGCACGACCTGCGCACGCCGTTGACCGGCCTGCGTCTGCGTGCGGAGTTCGCACCGCCGGCACAGGCCGCGCGGATGGTGGCTGACATCGAACGCATGGATACGATGATCGAGCAGGTGCTCGATTACGCACGCGGCGAACTGCAACCACTGCAGTTGCGGCCGCTGGATCTGGCCGCGTTGCTGGAGGAATGCGTGCACAGTGCCCTGCTGCGCGGCATCGAAATCTCCATCGAGGGACCGGATGCCCTGCCGTGGCAGGGTGACGCGCTCCTGCTGCGGCGGGCGATCGACAACCTCATCGACAACGCAGACCGCTACGCCGGTGCGGTAGACCTGCACGCCGCCATGGCAGGCAATCGGATGCAGCTGGATGTGATGGACCGCGGCCCGGGCATCGCCGAGGACGACCGCGCACGCCTGCTGCAACCCTTCCAGCGCAGCGAGAGCTCGCGCAGCCGCGCCACGGGTGGGACCGGCCTGGGCCTGGCGGTGGCGGCCAACGTCGCACGACGGCATGGGGGCGAGCTTCTGCTGCTGCAGCGTGATGGCGGCGGACTGATCGCACGCCTGCTGCTGGGGCCGGTTTCCTGA
- a CDS encoding primosomal protein N': protein MLSPIPTLQVALPVPLPRLFDYLSPEGDGPTVAVGCRLKVPFGNRELVGVVVGHGQTDDGQGLRQALAWCDPQPLLQGELWQSLQWLARYTHAPLGEVLSTALPGPLRHGDALPDTHHWGWQLTAEGRAQREKLRAGSRPRQLAELLADAIVDEDVLGERMDDWRTAARSLAKRELAERVALSVAPQHAQPLPGPTLNPDQAEAVAAINAVEGFQPFLLDGVTGSGKTEVYLQAIIHCLAQGRQALVLVPEIGLTPQTLARFRGRLGIAVHALHSGLNDNERARVWAAASRGEARVIVGTRSAVFTPLPQAGLLIVDEEHDGSYKQQDGIRYHARDFALVRAKALGIPVLLGSATPSLETLHNAYAGRYTHLRLKQRAGDARPPRVRILDVRKRPLHDGLSADVLAGISEHLQRGQQVLVFKNRRGYAPVLLCHDCGWTAPCNRCDAPMTVHGGGRRLQCHHCGARQPAPLACPACGSLALQPQGIGTERLEEHLTAAFADFPVVRIDRGTTSRRDALEQQLAKLGDQPGILVGTQILAKGHDLPKLTLVVVVGIDEGLFSADFRASEKLAQQLIQVAGRAGRARDPGEVWLQTHHPGHPLLETLVSGGYHPFAQAELNQRQAAGFPPFAHLALMRAEAQQVEHANAFLLAARQLLGEQNVVEAYGPMPAPMPRRAGYQRTQLLLSAVHRPPLHGVLGQLVPQLYALPEARKVRWSLDVDPTDLY, encoded by the coding sequence ATGCTTTCACCCATTCCGACCCTGCAGGTCGCCCTGCCCGTCCCGCTGCCACGCCTGTTCGACTACCTGTCGCCGGAGGGCGATGGGCCCACGGTCGCGGTCGGCTGCCGCCTGAAGGTGCCGTTCGGCAACCGCGAGCTGGTCGGCGTGGTGGTCGGCCACGGCCAGACCGATGACGGCCAGGGACTACGCCAGGCCCTGGCGTGGTGCGACCCGCAACCGCTGCTGCAGGGCGAGTTGTGGCAGAGCCTGCAGTGGCTGGCGCGCTACACCCATGCGCCGCTGGGCGAGGTGCTGAGCACCGCCCTGCCGGGCCCGCTGCGCCATGGCGACGCCCTGCCCGACACCCACCACTGGGGCTGGCAGCTGACCGCCGAAGGCCGCGCCCAGCGCGAAAAACTGCGTGCCGGCAGCCGCCCCCGGCAACTGGCCGAACTGCTGGCCGACGCCATCGTCGATGAAGACGTGCTGGGAGAACGCATGGACGACTGGCGCACCGCCGCGCGCAGCCTCGCCAAGCGGGAACTGGCCGAGCGCGTAGCGCTGAGCGTGGCGCCGCAGCACGCGCAGCCACTGCCCGGCCCCACCCTCAACCCGGACCAGGCCGAGGCCGTGGCGGCAATCAACGCAGTCGAGGGCTTCCAACCGTTCCTCCTGGATGGCGTAACCGGCAGCGGCAAGACCGAGGTCTACCTGCAGGCCATCATCCACTGCCTGGCGCAAGGCAGGCAGGCGCTGGTGCTGGTGCCGGAAATCGGCCTCACCCCGCAGACCCTGGCACGCTTCCGCGGCCGCCTCGGCATCGCCGTGCATGCCCTGCACTCGGGATTGAACGACAACGAGCGCGCGCGCGTCTGGGCAGCGGCCTCCCGCGGCGAAGCGCGGGTCATCGTCGGCACCCGCTCGGCGGTGTTCACGCCACTGCCGCAGGCCGGCCTGCTGATCGTCGACGAGGAACATGACGGCAGCTACAAGCAGCAGGATGGCATCCGCTACCACGCACGCGATTTCGCCCTGGTGCGGGCCAAGGCGCTGGGCATCCCGGTGCTGCTGGGCAGCGCTACGCCTTCATTGGAAACGCTGCACAACGCCTATGCCGGGCGCTACACCCACCTGCGCCTGAAGCAGCGTGCCGGTGATGCGCGGCCACCGCGCGTGCGCATCCTCGACGTGCGCAAGCGGCCGCTGCACGATGGCCTGTCGGCCGATGTGCTGGCCGGCATCAGTGAGCACCTGCAGCGCGGCCAGCAGGTGCTGGTGTTCAAGAACCGCCGTGGCTACGCACCGGTGCTGCTGTGCCACGACTGCGGCTGGACCGCACCGTGCAACCGCTGCGATGCGCCGATGACCGTGCATGGCGGCGGCCGTCGCCTGCAGTGCCATCACTGTGGCGCGCGGCAACCGGCACCGCTGGCATGCCCCGCGTGCGGGAGCCTGGCGCTGCAACCGCAGGGCATCGGCACCGAGCGCCTGGAAGAGCATCTCACCGCCGCCTTCGCCGATTTTCCGGTTGTGCGCATCGACCGCGGCACCACGTCACGCCGCGATGCACTGGAACAACAGCTGGCGAAACTGGGCGACCAGCCCGGCATCCTGGTCGGCACGCAGATCCTGGCCAAGGGCCACGACCTGCCCAAGCTGACCCTGGTGGTGGTGGTCGGCATTGATGAAGGCCTGTTCTCGGCCGACTTCCGCGCCAGCGAGAAACTGGCGCAGCAGCTGATCCAGGTGGCGGGCCGTGCGGGTCGTGCACGTGATCCCGGCGAGGTCTGGCTGCAGACCCATCACCCCGGGCATCCACTGCTGGAAACGCTGGTCAGCGGTGGCTACCACCCGTTCGCACAGGCCGAATTGAACCAGCGCCAGGCCGCCGGATTCCCCCCCTTCGCGCATCTGGCGCTGATGCGCGCCGAAGCGCAGCAGGTGGAGCATGCCAATGCGTTCCTGCTGGCAGCGCGACAGCTGCTGGGCGAGCAGAACGTGGTGGAGGCGTATGGGCCGATGCCGGCGCCAATGCCGCGGCGCGCCGGCTACCAGCGCACGCAGCTGCTGCTGTCTGCCGTGCACCGGCCGCCACTGCACGGCGTGCTCGGGCAGCTGGTGCCACAGCTGTACGCGCTGCCGGAAGCACGCAAGGTGCGCTGGTCGCTGGATGTGGATCCGACGGATCTGTATTGA
- a CDS encoding glutathione S-transferase family protein, whose product MLKIWGRRNSSNVRKVLWCAEEIGLPYESIEVGGSHGGTQTPEYQAMNPNGLVPVIEDHGLPLWESNAIVRYLSARYALGTLYAEDPMERAQAEKWMDWSTSRMAPLYSDLIWGIMRTAPADRDEARISAAIVRAGDYLAMADATLARQPWLSGEKFAMGDIPLGSLIYAWFELPIQRPELPHLAEWYARLRQRPAYQRGVMSPLT is encoded by the coding sequence ATGTTGAAGATCTGGGGCCGCCGCAATTCCAGCAACGTCCGCAAAGTACTGTGGTGTGCCGAGGAGATCGGTCTGCCGTATGAATCCATCGAAGTCGGTGGCAGCCATGGCGGCACGCAGACGCCGGAATACCAGGCGATGAATCCCAATGGCCTGGTACCGGTGATCGAAGACCACGGCCTGCCGCTGTGGGAATCGAACGCCATCGTGCGCTATCTGAGCGCACGCTACGCATTGGGCACGCTGTACGCCGAAGACCCGATGGAGCGCGCCCAGGCCGAGAAGTGGATGGACTGGAGCACCTCGCGGATGGCGCCGCTGTACAGCGACCTGATCTGGGGCATCATGCGCACCGCCCCGGCCGACCGCGACGAAGCGCGGATCAGCGCGGCCATCGTCCGTGCCGGTGACTACCTGGCGATGGCCGATGCCACCCTGGCCAGGCAGCCGTGGCTGTCGGGCGAAAAATTCGCGATGGGTGACATCCCGCTGGGCTCGCTGATCTACGCCTGGTTCGAACTGCCGATCCAGCGCCCGGAGCTTCCGCACCTGGCCGAATGGTACGCCCGCCTTCGCCAGCGTCCCGCCTACCAGCGCGGCGTGATGTCGCCGCTGACCTAA
- a CDS encoding DUF6616 family protein, giving the protein MSHIFIELYTATPAWTALPPDQRTAFFARIGAGMQQFDPARITPVAMGRVAADAAHGGSEQFHAVWRCASREDADALVEGIAATGWHQYFATTNVVGADDGMGQHLADLAAL; this is encoded by the coding sequence ATGTCCCACATCTTCATCGAGCTCTACACAGCCACCCCTGCCTGGACTGCGCTCCCGCCTGACCAGCGCACCGCCTTCTTCGCCCGCATCGGCGCCGGCATGCAACAGTTCGATCCGGCCCGCATCACGCCGGTGGCGATGGGCCGCGTGGCCGCGGATGCAGCGCACGGCGGCAGCGAGCAGTTCCATGCTGTCTGGAGATGTGCGAGCCGGGAAGACGCCGATGCCCTGGTGGAAGGCATTGCCGCCACCGGTTGGCATCAGTACTTCGCCACCACCAATGTCGTCGGCGCGGACGATGGGATGGGGCAGCACCTGGCCGATCTGGCTGCCTTGTAG
- a CDS encoding 3-deoxy-7-phosphoheptulonate synthase, producing MPPHTDDLRIRTIEPLTPPAQLLAMLPCDDEASDTVSASRAALHQILHGRDDRLAVVVGPCSIHDPHAAIEYAQRLKPLRDALAGELEIVMRVYFEKPRTTVGWKGLINDPDLDGSFRIDKGLRIARGLLRDINKLGLPAGVEFLDVISPQYIADLVAWGAIGARTTESQVHRELASGLSCPVGFKNGTDGNVKIAADAVGAASNPHHFLSVTKQGGTAIVSTTGNPDCHVILRGGKQPNYDAASVGEACQALAKAKLPTRLMIDASHANSLKNPENQPKVIEDIAVQLEDGEQRIVGVMIESHLVGGRQELVEGQPLVYGQSITDGCIDWDTTVTVLERLAAAVRARREVKVSEAA from the coding sequence ATGCCCCCGCACACCGACGACCTGCGTATCCGCACCATCGAACCGCTGACACCGCCTGCCCAGCTGCTGGCGATGCTGCCGTGTGACGATGAAGCCTCCGACACCGTCAGCGCCTCGCGCGCGGCCCTGCACCAGATCCTGCATGGCCGTGACGACCGCCTGGCGGTGGTGGTCGGCCCGTGCTCGATCCACGACCCGCACGCCGCCATCGAATACGCCCAGCGCCTGAAGCCGCTGCGTGACGCACTGGCCGGCGAGCTGGAAATCGTCATGCGCGTGTACTTCGAGAAGCCGCGTACCACGGTGGGCTGGAAGGGCTTGATCAACGATCCGGACCTGGATGGCAGCTTCAGGATCGACAAGGGCCTGCGCATCGCCCGTGGCCTGCTGCGCGACATCAACAAGCTGGGCCTGCCGGCCGGCGTCGAGTTCCTCGACGTGATCTCGCCGCAGTACATTGCCGATCTGGTGGCCTGGGGTGCCATTGGTGCGCGCACCACCGAAAGCCAGGTGCACCGCGAACTGGCCTCGGGACTGTCGTGCCCGGTCGGCTTCAAGAACGGCACCGATGGCAACGTGAAGATCGCCGCCGACGCGGTGGGTGCTGCTTCGAATCCGCATCATTTCCTGTCGGTGACCAAGCAGGGCGGCACCGCCATTGTTTCGACCACCGGCAACCCGGATTGCCATGTGATCCTGCGCGGCGGCAAGCAGCCGAACTACGATGCGGCCAGCGTGGGCGAGGCCTGCCAGGCGCTGGCCAAGGCCAAGCTGCCGACGCGCCTGATGATCGACGCCAGTCATGCCAACAGCCTGAAGAACCCCGAGAACCAGCCGAAGGTGATCGAAGACATCGCCGTTCAGTTGGAAGACGGCGAACAGCGCATCGTCGGTGTGATGATCGAGAGCCATCTGGTCGGTGGCCGCCAGGAACTGGTGGAAGGCCAGCCGCTGGTCTACGGGCAGAGCATCACCGATGGCTGCATCGACTGGGACACCACCGTGACGGTGCTGGAGCGACTGGCTGCGGCCGTGCGCGCCCGTCGTGAAGTGAAGGTGTCCGAAGCCGCCTGA
- a CDS encoding trimeric intracellular cation channel family protein has product MLLSIIYLIAISAEAMTGALSAGRRRMDLFGVVMIACVTALGGGSLRDILLGHYPLGWVKHPEYLGFTVCAALIATWVARWMHHFRRTFLVLDGLGLIAFTLIGCSIAREAGHAMPIVLIAGMLTGAFGGVLRDILCNEVPLIFQKELYAIIALLTGAAYLLLLHWGVADATAILCCLGGGFALRLLAIQYRWEMPKFVYHDEVH; this is encoded by the coding sequence ATGCTGCTGTCCATCATCTACCTGATCGCCATTTCCGCCGAAGCCATGACCGGCGCGCTGTCCGCCGGCCGCCGCCGCATGGACCTGTTCGGCGTGGTCATGATCGCCTGCGTCACCGCACTCGGTGGCGGTTCGCTGCGCGACATCCTGCTCGGCCACTACCCGCTGGGCTGGGTGAAGCACCCCGAGTACCTGGGCTTCACCGTGTGCGCGGCGCTGATCGCCACATGGGTGGCGCGCTGGATGCACCACTTCCGCCGTACCTTCCTCGTGCTCGATGGCTTGGGCCTCATCGCCTTCACCCTGATCGGCTGCTCGATCGCACGCGAAGCGGGCCATGCGATGCCGATCGTGCTGATCGCCGGCATGCTGACCGGTGCGTTCGGCGGCGTGCTGCGCGACATCCTCTGCAACGAAGTACCGCTGATCTTCCAGAAGGAGCTGTACGCGATCATCGCGCTGCTGACCGGCGCGGCGTATCTGTTGCTGCTGCACTGGGGCGTGGCCGACGCCACCGCGATCCTGTGTTGCCTCGGTGGCGGGTTTGCGCTGCGCCTGTTGGCGATCCAATACCGCTGGGAAATGCCGAAGTTCGTGTATCACGACGAGGTGCATTGA
- a CDS encoding GIY-YIG nuclease family protein, which translates to MAPSLRPWFLYLLECRDGSYYAGISTDVDARFAAHQAGKGARYTRARPPLRVLAVREYPDRSAASRAEWQLKQQPRERKLAWLQAPDPALL; encoded by the coding sequence ATGGCCCCGTCCCTCCGCCCGTGGTTCCTGTACCTGCTCGAATGCCGGGATGGCAGCTATTACGCAGGTATCAGCACCGACGTTGACGCGCGTTTCGCCGCCCACCAGGCCGGCAAGGGCGCGCGCTACACCCGGGCCCGGCCGCCACTGCGCGTGCTGGCCGTACGCGAATACCCGGACCGTTCCGCCGCCTCGCGCGCCGAGTGGCAGCTCAAGCAGCAGCCGCGCGAACGCAAGCTGGCCTGGCTGCAGGCGCCGGATCCCGCGCTTCTGTAG
- a CDS encoding NAD(P)/FAD-dependent oxidoreductase: MSRERVPHLVVVGGGFAGLWATRALARERMRITLVDRRNHHLFQPLLYQVATAGLSAPDIAAPLRHILGHQRNVEVRLGEVVVIDKQARQIRMADGSALDYDSLLLATGATHAYFGNDQWADDAPGLKTLDDAIALRRKLLLAFERAEAEPDPAKKAAWLSFAIVGGGPTGVELAGTLAEIARHTLRNEFRHIDPASAKVRLVEAGPRVLSSFPEVLSLKARRQLEKLGVEVLTGTPVSDIDSQGFKLGDQFVPARTVVWAAGVAASPLARTLDVPLDRAGRVQVQPDLTLPGHPELFVAGDLAALNQANGKPVPGVAPAAKQMGKYVAEVIRARLHGKPEPGPFKYADYGNLATIGRMAAIVHLGRLQLSGVLAWWFWLAAHVFFLIGFRNRIVVLLNWAVAYWSYQRSARIIFGDDRDDRRPKR; encoded by the coding sequence ATGAGTCGCGAGCGCGTTCCCCACCTGGTCGTTGTCGGCGGCGGTTTTGCCGGTCTCTGGGCCACCCGTGCCCTGGCCCGCGAGCGCATGCGTATCACCCTGGTCGACCGCCGCAACCATCATCTGTTCCAGCCGCTGTTGTACCAGGTGGCCACCGCGGGCCTGTCCGCGCCGGATATCGCCGCACCGCTGCGCCACATCCTCGGCCACCAGCGCAATGTGGAAGTCCGCCTGGGCGAAGTGGTGGTCATCGACAAGCAGGCCCGGCAGATCCGCATGGCCGATGGCAGCGCGCTGGACTACGACAGCCTGCTGCTGGCCACCGGCGCCACCCACGCCTACTTCGGCAACGACCAATGGGCCGATGATGCGCCCGGCCTGAAGACGCTGGACGATGCCATCGCACTTCGCCGCAAGCTGCTGCTGGCCTTCGAACGCGCCGAGGCCGAACCGGACCCGGCAAAGAAAGCGGCGTGGCTGAGTTTCGCCATCGTCGGCGGCGGCCCTACCGGCGTCGAGCTGGCCGGCACGCTGGCCGAAATCGCGCGCCACACGCTGCGTAATGAATTCCGCCACATCGACCCGGCCAGCGCCAAGGTGCGGCTGGTCGAGGCCGGTCCGCGCGTGCTGTCCTCGTTCCCGGAAGTCCTTTCGCTGAAGGCGCGCCGGCAGCTGGAAAAGCTCGGCGTGGAAGTGCTGACGGGTACCCCGGTGAGCGACATCGACAGCCAGGGTTTCAAGCTCGGCGATCAGTTCGTGCCGGCACGCACCGTGGTGTGGGCCGCCGGCGTGGCCGCTTCACCGCTGGCGCGCACGCTGGACGTGCCGCTGGACCGCGCCGGACGCGTGCAGGTGCAACCGGACCTGACCCTGCCCGGTCACCCGGAGCTGTTCGTGGCCGGCGACCTGGCCGCGCTGAACCAGGCCAATGGCAAGCCGGTGCCCGGTGTGGCGCCCGCGGCCAAGCAGATGGGCAAGTACGTGGCCGAGGTGATCCGCGCGCGCCTGCACGGCAAGCCCGAACCCGGTCCGTTCAAGTACGCCGACTACGGCAACCTCGCCACGATCGGCCGCATGGCCGCGATCGTGCACCTGGGCCGGCTGCAGTTATCTGGTGTGCTGGCTTGGTGGTTCTGGCTGGCCGCGCACGTGTTCTTCCTGATCGGCTTCCGCAACCGCATCGTGGTGCTGCTGAACTGGGCGGTGGCGTACTGGAGCTACCAGCGCAGCGCACGCATCATCTTCGGTGATGACCGCGACGACCGGCGGCCGAAGCGGTAG
- a CDS encoding DNA alkylation repair protein, which translates to MSGTLTAERLNALNTGRVAASHLAECLAVDFAALLQAVAPALEHDALHRMRDAEGKGITQRMALAARLLRESGQGAPAKWQEHASDSVRGWACYLIGSDASATLPAKLRAMRPLADDPHFGVREWAWLALRADIVAAPLQALECLQPWTQQASPYLRRFACEALRPRGVWATHIALFKQHPDHALPLLEALADDPDRYVQDSVGNWLNDAGKTQPRWLRDLCARWQREHDGSANAYIRRRALRSLR; encoded by the coding sequence ATGAGCGGGACCCTGACAGCTGAGCGATTGAATGCGCTCAACACTGGCCGCGTCGCCGCCAGCCATCTGGCTGAATGCCTGGCGGTGGATTTCGCTGCGCTGTTACAGGCGGTGGCACCCGCACTTGAACATGACGCGCTGCACCGCATGCGCGATGCTGAAGGCAAGGGCATCACCCAGCGCATGGCCCTGGCTGCCCGGTTGCTGCGCGAAAGCGGGCAGGGCGCTCCTGCGAAATGGCAGGAGCATGCGTCCGATTCCGTGCGTGGCTGGGCCTGCTACCTGATTGGCAGCGATGCCAGCGCAACGTTACCGGCCAAGCTGCGTGCGATGCGTCCGCTCGCCGATGATCCGCACTTCGGCGTGCGTGAGTGGGCGTGGCTCGCGCTGCGTGCAGATATCGTTGCTGCACCGTTGCAGGCGCTGGAGTGCCTGCAGCCATGGACGCAGCAAGCTTCACCCTACCTGCGTCGCTTCGCCTGCGAAGCACTGCGCCCGCGTGGCGTGTGGGCCACGCACATCGCGTTGTTCAAGCAGCACCCGGACCATGCATTGCCGCTGCTTGAAGCGCTGGCCGACGATCCGGATCGCTACGTACAGGACTCGGTTGGCAACTGGCTCAACGATGCCGGCAAGACCCAGCCGCGCTGGCTGCGCGATCTGTGCGCGCGCTGGCAGCGTGAACACGACGGCAGCGCCAACGCCTACATCCGCAGGCGCGCACTACGCTCGCTGCGGTAG
- a CDS encoding NYN domain-containing protein → MSEPEKRIALLIDADNAPASKIDEVLAEVARYGVANVRRAYGNWKSPRLKGWEAVLHEYAIRPIQQFAYSKGKNASDMAMVIDAMDLLYARNLDGFAIVSSDADFTPMVMRLLTDGVKVYGFGEKKTPEPFVNACSKFTYLEALGQTHASVPDTEQASSEQASNEPVANDDARPRKSGAEMRSDTRLVKMLRRAVSSAEGEDGWSHLGPVGSQIGNQASFDPRNYGYGKLSDLLAAIGLFELKKDGKSSYVRALPKKNR, encoded by the coding sequence ATGAGCGAACCGGAAAAGCGCATCGCCCTGTTGATCGACGCCGACAACGCGCCGGCCTCGAAGATCGACGAAGTGCTGGCCGAAGTGGCCCGCTACGGCGTGGCCAACGTGCGCCGCGCCTACGGCAACTGGAAGAGCCCGCGATTGAAGGGCTGGGAAGCCGTGCTGCACGAATACGCGATCCGCCCGATCCAGCAGTTCGCCTACAGCAAGGGCAAGAACGCCTCGGACATGGCGATGGTGATCGATGCCATGGACCTGCTGTACGCGCGCAATCTGGACGGCTTCGCCATCGTGTCCAGCGATGCCGACTTCACCCCGATGGTGATGCGCCTGCTGACCGATGGCGTGAAGGTGTATGGCTTCGGCGAGAAGAAGACGCCGGAGCCCTTCGTCAATGCGTGCTCGAAATTCACCTATCTGGAAGCGCTGGGCCAGACCCATGCCAGCGTGCCGGATACCGAACAGGCGTCCAGCGAACAGGCATCGAATGAGCCGGTGGCCAACGACGATGCCCGGCCGCGCAAGAGTGGTGCGGAAATGCGCAGCGACACGCGGCTGGTGAAGATGCTGCGTCGCGCGGTGTCCTCGGCCGAGGGTGAGGATGGCTGGTCGCACCTGGGACCGGTCGGCAGCCAGATCGGCAACCAGGCCTCGTTCGACCCGCGGAACTACGGCTACGGCAAGCTCAGCGATCTGCTGGCGGCGATCGGCCTGTTCGAGCTGAAGAAGGACGGCAAGTCGTCCTACGTGCGCGCGCTGCCAAAAAAGAACCGGTAG
- a CDS encoding MarR family winged helix-turn-helix transcriptional regulator, producing MLEAKHSALLDEAQRRGHTGVAQLRLCFQLLSLSSAIDRDCATRLAPHGLSEGRFTVLFLLHGAGGTLPPHELAERAGVTRATISGLIDGLQREGLLQRRSDAEDGRRLQIVLTTQGKRLAEALFNQHTQWIGGLFSGLDAEEQQQLSQLLHKVWRHTDTGRGA from the coding sequence ATGCTGGAAGCCAAGCACAGTGCCCTGCTGGATGAAGCGCAACGGCGCGGCCATACTGGCGTCGCGCAGCTGCGCCTGTGTTTCCAGTTGCTGTCGCTGTCATCGGCCATCGATCGCGACTGCGCCACACGCCTGGCGCCGCACGGGCTCAGTGAAGGGCGATTCACCGTGCTTTTCCTGCTGCACGGTGCCGGTGGCACGCTGCCACCGCATGAACTGGCCGAGCGCGCAGGTGTCACCCGCGCCACGATCAGTGGCCTGATCGATGGCCTGCAGCGCGAAGGGCTGCTGCAGCGGCGCAGTGACGCCGAAGATGGCAGGCGCCTGCAGATCGTGCTGACCACACAGGGGAAACGCCTTGCCGAGGCGCTGTTCAACCAGCACACGCAATGGATAGGCGGCTTGTTCAGCGGATTGGACGCGGAAGAACAGCAGCAGTTGTCGCAGCTGCTGCACAAGGTCTGGCGGCACACCGATACAGGTCGTGGGGCATGA